A window of Cottoperca gobio chromosome 16, fCotGob3.1, whole genome shotgun sequence contains these coding sequences:
- the lyplal1 gene encoding lysophospholipase-like protein 1 has product MAAVRKLHKCAVSPTGKHSASLIFLHGSGDTGRGLRAWVRDVTVPDLSFSHIRVIYPTAPARPYTPMRGAPSTVWFDRYKISRDCPEHTESIDDMCNTLGSIIQDEVNAGIPKHRIVIGGFSMGGAMALHLVCRYHPDVAGVFALSSFLNKDSVAFQAVEERLRAELSLPDMFQCHGTKDDLVLHQWGEDTSVMLREAGMPTTFHSFPGLNHQLSEPEMELLRSWILKKIPPIPSS; this is encoded by the exons ATGGCTGCCGTGAGGAAGCTACACAAGTGTGCCGTGTCTCCAACGGGGAAACACTCCGCCTCGCTTATCTTCCTGCACGGTTCAG GTGACACTGGCCGGGGCCTGAGAGCCTGGGTTCGAGATGTTACGGTGCCGGATCTGTCCTTCAGTCACATTAGAGTCATTTACCCCACGGCTCCAGCTCG GCCATACACACCCATGCGAGGGGCTCCGTCTACTGTCTGGTTTGACCGTTACAAGATCTCACGGGACTGCCCAGAGCACACAGAGTCCATCGACGACATGTGCAACACATTAGGGTCCATCATTCAGGACGAGGTCAACGCCGGGATCCCCAAACATAGGATTGTCATCG GGGGATTCTCGATGGGCGGAGCCATGGCTCTCCACCTGGTGTGTCGGTACCACCCTGACGTAGCAGGAGTCTTTGCACTTTCCAGTTTTCTCAACAAGGATTCTGTTGCTTTTCAG GCAGTGGAGGAGCGGCTCAGAGCAGAACTCTCCCTCCCTGACATGTTCCAGTGCCATGGGACCAAAGACGACCTGGTGCTCCATCAGTGGGGAGAGGATACGTCCGTGATGCTGAGGGAGGCCGGCATGCCCACGACCTTCCACTCCTTCCCTGGCCTGAACCACCAGCTCTCCGAGCCTGAGATGGAGCTGCTGAGGAGCTGGATCCTCAAAAAGATTCCCCCGATCCCCTCCTCCTGA